The Thermoplasmatales archaeon genomic interval GAAATTAAGAGGCGAATTCGGAGAAAAAGACGCTGATATTGTTAGAAATATCGTGTTGGCTTGGTTAGCCGAAAAGTCATTCATTTCTTCAGTAGCAAAAAAAGGTAAAATGGACAAATAACATCCAAAAGAAAGGGGAAAAT includes:
- a CDS encoding CopG family transcriptional regulator; translation: MSNHKKRVQVTFNQSQWNLIEKLRGEFGEKDADIVRNIVLAWLAEKSFISSVAKKGKMDK